A genomic segment from Nicotiana tabacum cultivar K326 chromosome 7, ASM71507v2, whole genome shotgun sequence encodes:
- the LOC107784574 gene encoding universal stress protein PHOS34-like yields the protein MAGTQAMIFALDDTDHSFYALEWTLDHFFVTDSVFKLVIVHVKTTPTSVIGLAGPGTTDVLMLVETDIKKTAQRVCEKAKQLCSAKGVTDVEFDVVEGDARNVLCDAVDKHHASVLVMGSHGYGAFKRAVLGSVSDYCSHHARCSVMIVKKPKTKN from the exons TTTTGCCCTAGATGACACTGACCACAGCTTCTATGCACTAGAATGGACTCTTGATCATTTCTTTGTCACAGATTCCGTTTTTAAGCTCGTCATTGTTCACGTAAAAACTACTCCAACTTCTGTCATAGGTCTTGCTGGCCCAG GAACAACTGACGTGCTCATGCTCGTGGAAACCGATATTAAAAAGACAGCTCAAAGAGTTTGTGAGAAGGCAAAACAGTTATGCAGCGCTAAAGGGGTGACTGATGTTGAATTTGATGTTGTCGAAGGAGATGCCAGAAATGTGCTGTGTGATGCTGTTGACAAGCACCACGCCTCTGTCTTGGTCATGGGCAGCCATGGTTATGGAgctttcaaaag GGCTGTTTTGGGAAGCGTAAGTGACTATTGCTCTCACCATGCTCGTTGTTCAGTGATGATTGTGAAGAAGCCAAAGACAAAGAATTGA